The following is a genomic window from Carassius auratus strain Wakin chromosome 15, ASM336829v1, whole genome shotgun sequence.
AAGGTTTTCATGGTATTTTTCTGACAGGATCATTTTCTTTAGGAAAATCTCTCACCACGCATTCAGGTCGCACTCACGATTGTATATCAGATCTAAAATGCAACTACCCTCGTGTTTTGCCGCGAACAGCAATCGCGAGTAAACTTTTAACTGCAGCAATActgtgaatagcacataactggcACAATAGTAgtataacatatacatatatatatatatatatatatatatatatatattggtacaATATGTATCACATAACTAAACATGCGTCACGTttttcaaaagcctctgttttcATAGTCCGCATTACAAAGTTTTCAAATGCTTTTGGAGAGTGTTTTCAAAAAGATCAGTTTTCCTTGACAAAAACGTCGCCTCCATGTGATTGGAAGGCCAAAacgaaatgaaaatgtttcagttttcAAACGAAAACGTATTAGTGTGGACAAAGCCTTGGAATTTGCACCTAGGGACCACTTAAAAGTGTACTGTAAACTCTTGCAGAAAATGTAAACCAACAACTACGCTGAAATGCAGATGTACATGGCTCATCTAAGGAGGTGCACTAGCAAAAGTATCACTGTTAGTTTATTTTCTTGTACATCATTATCCAAGTTGGCAGAGGGAATGCTTTTAGTCATTCAGTAGGAGATATCAAGTACAAATATCCCATGTCTTGCAACACAGGCAGATTCTAGGGAGGATATGACTTCACAGCGAGAGATGAGTGCGTAAGATGTGCGTAAACCCTGAATAATTCCACTCAGTGTCACACAAACGGAGCGTACATAAGCATAGCAGTATCCTAAGGGATGCTGTTTTTCAGACCAGCAGAATTCAAACAATAAagcttgagagagagaaaacattgcAAACTTCGCCAGAACCCAGGTTATGCAATGTACATACATCACCGCCAAATGTACTCACAGACGCTTCACTTTAATGCATAAAACGACCTGTGATCACTCAGTTAAAGTAAACGCAAATCTTTTTGAGTACGAGATCAGAATTGACCCAGAACGCTCAGTGGCCACTTCCTGTTGCTGACTCGTGTCTgcgtatgtgcatgtgtgtcacCCAGGATTCTGGAAGTCAGTGCGGGGTAAACGGATGGCCATCCTGGCACGAAGCTTGCGTAGAGACcttcctctcctctctttctcctctgtCCTTCTGCTGAGAGAGGACAGATATGGAGCCTAGCCATCCTCTGTCTCTCTATATAAGGGCATGTGGGTCTCTGCTGGGTTTGTGGAAGGAAGTCCCTTACAGAAATACTGTAGTGATGGATACCATGGTACTGTGGTATAAACATGATACCAAACAGTTAAGTCTCACATaagaaatatcaaaatgtcacGTTTCAATGTGATTTCAGAGAATTTCTGTTGGGTGATGGTAACTACAGAGATAGGGACAGATGCAGAATCTGTTTTCATTACAGTATTATATAAAGTTTACTGTGATTCTTTGCAGAATTCCTTCATTTAACAATGACATTTTCCAATTCCaagtccaattctcactattatctaactattaactatgacttttgcatcaacagactcctaatttgctgcttattaatagttagtaagttagttgttaagtttaggtaaaGGGGTCTAAAATATGAttatgcagaataagacattaataagtgcttcataattactaataaacagccaatatatgctagtaatgtgcatgctagttaatagtgagaattgattCTTAAAAATCCAATTTTATCCATATATTTCTTTTTACAcaataaaataagaatgaaacaGGTCCCTGAATTGGTTTTTAGCATTAAATCTTTCCAAAATGTTCAGTCAATTTGATgcattatattcaaataaattacataaaaatactcGGAGATCGGATAATTTGattaacatttcttaaaaaataaaatatgttgataATATAATGTGAGAAAGCTAGCAATTGTGATGTGGGTCTGTCTCAACACAGGAAGATGGACCTGGGAAATTGAAAGTAGAGGTAATATTCTGCTTTATTCATGCCCGAAAATATATGGAAGtaatactatattttaaaatgaaccaTTATAATTTCTGAAAACTACTGCATTCAGTCCTCTATTCCACCTATATACTCAAATAAAGTGTAAAATTATTTGCTATTCCAAAATAATTTATGGATCTCTGTTGACCCAGTCTTCAGCTCATAGTGTCTTCTACACAACAGTCATGCTCAAACTATTGCTACCTTATCACTATTATTGAAAATGTTGCAATTATTTGCTATTTCTGAGataaagaaatacaatttaaatttttagcgTTGTGTGTTCAGAAGACATTCAGGTCTTGGAGGACAGGTTGGTAAATCCAGTccatgcagttttatttttgcaGTATGTTACTGATTTCATTTTAGTAGGCAAGTAGTAATTTATACTGAAAAGCAATTTTGAAATAATGCAGTTCCCAACCCTCCAAGCCatgtataaaatgcatttatacacCCATAGATTATGCAAAAAGACCTTTGTGTATGCGTTATGGCAAGATGAAAAATCTAAATGGAATATTAAACCGTTAAGACAATTAATTAATGCAGTAATTTAAACTATGGTAAGCTATGCATGGAAAAAAAGATCCCAGTCACACTTCACAATCCACAGCTGAAAATGCCACAAGCTAGAAGTGCACTGGAACACAAGCTTGCAGATTTCATCGATTCAGCCAGTAAAATGACAAAAGGAGAGACAGCCTTTCCCCATCTCCTCCATTTTTCCCTCTTTGCTATCCTTGTTTTCTGAAGCAGCAGGCACAGAAAGAGTTGTGTGAAACTGAATGATGTAATGGTTTGTTGCATTAGGAAGAATGCGTGTCAAAACATCCTGCTTCTCTGTGCCTCTAGGCTCCTCTGTGTTGTCTTAATCAGAGTCATCAGCATGCCAGTGTAATTGCTGCTATCAGAGGCAGTGAAACAGCAAGAATGCTGCCAGAGCCAAAATAGAATCTGAATACTCTGCGACTTCTCAATATAGCAGGTTCTTATCATATAACCAAGTGAAAATCACTCTCTCACTCCCCTTTCCCTTGTTCTCGCCAGACTTCTGCCCTGTGTTGTTGCCATGGTAACAGGCAGCAGGAGGCAGAGTGATGCTGTGGGTACCACTGATGGGGGGGGGGTCTCTCCCCCACGGAGTGAGCAGTTTAACGCCTCCTTACTACTAAAACATACACACAGTCAGTCAGTGGCATTAAAGGCTAGTGCTAGAGACATTTGATATCTAGTGACAGATCTTTTCTCCACATATTTAGTGCTTTCAGTGTATTATTCAGAAATATTAGTCAAGTGAATAAGGCTCATTGTATTACCATGTTGATAGTGTAACAGATTTTTTTCATAGAGGaattacataaaagaaaatatgttgcattaactaccatttgaattaattatttggtacaatgcacttgaattgtgtttttacattgtacttatattttaaaattacctttatgtaattacatctgtaattaatttctgtaattacatttataattacacttttGACCCATCTCTTACACCTTAAACCACCTTAAAACCTACCCCTACccccaaacctgtccctaacatCAAGCGTAGTAAGGTAATACATCTAacatattacttttattaatagtcacagttttactattttaatgtttcagtcttaaatacatcaatatttctgattcatattaaatgttttaattaatcctcatttaaaatgtaaagttttaaaccaaacaaagaaaaaaagagaaagaaagtatTTTTAGCCAGTGTAGTTGTGACTAAAATAGCCCCTAAATGTGTTTTTGGATTAAAGAAAGTGATGAGAGACATAGAACAGGTGAGccagacagaaggaaaaaaaaataaataaaaaataaaaaacgagaAAGTATGAGGGGAAGATTGAGGAGTAGGTGGGGGTTGGGGAATACATAATCTAAAGCTATTGGATGGTATTAAAGAACCGGTAATGCACGAATCCCTCTATTGGCTCTAGTACAGATTAGAGGTTGTGGGTTTTGCGTGTGGAAGCTATTATATAATTCATCCTCTGATGAAACTTGTACCACATTGGCAGTTTTTTATTCACGAAAATCTCATATTATTTGTCAGTGTTGTGTACATGTGCAATTCCCTTCACATTTTTCCCTTTCTCCCAGCATTCCACGGACTCTTTTAATCAGTCTTGCTGCCTACGCTTAATTGCACAGAGACATCACACTCCTACAAAGGGCACAGTGCTTGCAATGAGTTGCAAAAGCATAAAAGGAGGAAATGCACACCTTATCAAAGTCACCAAAGAAATCAGTTTAATCTTTGGCGGGTTTGGATTTCATGTCCATGTGATGAAATGTTAGAGAAACCTGCCATGGAGGATTGCTGGCACATGTGATGTCCATTGTTTTACCTTAACAGCCatcatttcaaagcagtgtgtcATTTTGTTTTTAGTGTTAAAAAAATCATGGTTTAATGTACGGTtaaaacctgagagatttctctCCCCCAAAACATCATGTAAATAAATCTTCTCTTCAGACAACTTGGATTAAAACACTCTTAACACTTTTAAAATtgcctttatatatttttttaaagcatcaaagTTTTAGTTGAAAGAACTTGCAATAGAGGGACGCGGAGTACGGTTTTGCCTCCTGTCCAGCCACAGACTCAGGCTGGgcccagaaaaacaaaaacactgtggCTGATCGGGTGCAGATTAAAGCTGCCTCTTTGACCTCACAGCTGGAACAAGAACGCAGTGTGAATAAATCCATCATAAGTGAGGGCTCCAATCACATAATTCACTCACCTGATGTGACACCTTCTACAGAGCTAGAAAGAACCGAGAAACCATTCAATTGGAAAAACACCCAGTGAGATACACTTTAAAGCACTCaaacatttaaaaccaaatttataattattaaaaaatgtactatATTATAACTGTAGACATTTACTTCTTCTGTAATTAAAGAACAATTAGAAGTGGTCAACTCATTTTTGGCACTTTTAGTGTTTGCATGAACTGTTAGTCATATGTTACATTCACAAACTCTACATGATGTACTACACAgatgtaaataataatgaattgaaTTATAAAGACTTCATCCAGTGCTGTTCTAATGCATAATGTATAATCAGAGAGTGAGCTCCAAGCGATTCAATGCATGAGATGGGTTCTGAGTTAAGATCAAGACTCCAGCTTTGCCTGATATACATTATCATTGATATATCACTTTATTTAATTGATAAGATGTAGAATACAAGTGGTTGATTATGGTTTTTACCTCTGCATATGTAGTTCATTACTGCCCATGCACACTAACACTTTTGGAGTATTTctgactgtgtttgtgtctggGATGTCTGGCATGCGCAAGTGATGCTGactttgattaaaaaattaatgaGATCGCAAAAGCTACTACATTTCTGGATGAGGACACAAATAAATATCCAGTAAAAGGTTTTCTGAAGAACACAATGTTTCAGATAATCAGTTCAATGCAATAATGTTCCAGTTGTTAACTTTATGTTACATGACTTATCTTACAATGAGAATATGTATTAAGtgaaatgaacaaatattaattaactgTAATAAATGCATGACTCATTGTTAATTTATGTTAGTTTATGCATCAtctaacattaattaataatgaagTCCTGCTGCCATGAttgcaaatatgtattttatttaaaacgttGTTAAGGGACTGCTTTAtacctttttgttttcttttcaaaaaccacatctattttcaaaaatctcCACACCGACAGCTACTCTTATCTCATTTTGGAGTCAGGTTGATGCTAAAGTCATTGGTaacaaaattacataaattggatgtTGACTATGTTCTCTGAATAATAAATCTGATTTCATTACTTGCATAAAGACAGAGTGGATAGTCCATCCTACAGATTTGAAAACCATATTAGAATTGGGTTCAGTGTGAACCTAACCTTTCAAGCCTATGAAATTTGGTTGAAGTGGATAGGTGATTGACTAAGAAAATGCACGTCGTATCCACCCTCTCCACTTTGCACAAAACAACCCAAATGTCCACAATTACAGAACCTagaagaaaatatgcaaataccCCATTTACAAAAGCTCTTACAGAGCCAATCATCTTAAATGTAGAGTGTAAGTCCAGACCCACAGATGCATGAATTCAATCTGTTTTACTCCTGCCTTCCCTTACAAGCATATTTAATCTCTCTCTTTGtccatgtctctctctttctttcgctCAATCAAACACTGGTACAGAAATAGCCCTAACGACAGTGACAACTGAGGTGTAAAATCTAAACTGTTGCTAAGGGAAATAGAAGAGAACAGGTTAGACTGCCATCATGCTACCAAATTAATGAGCAGAATAGAGACTAGCATCGACACAGGTTACCATGTTAACAGAGTTTAACGGCACAGAAGGAGCTATAATTAGAGCTTGAGAGAGGAGAAGTGTTTCAAAATTAGAGTGCATTAATTAAATGTGCAAAGTTGGCCTTGAAAGTGAAAAATGCTACTTTGAATAGCAAATCCAAACATCTGCAATGCTAATTAGCTGGTAACCTAAATAAGGGACCAATTACGTCAATGGAACGTCAATTGGGGGGGGGGCTGTTTATATTGTACATCCAATCACattccctctttttctctctatcAGGATTCTACTGACAGTGGTGGTGATATTCCGTATCCTAATCGTGGCCATCGTAGGTGAAACGGTCTATGAAGATGAGCAGACCATGTTTATCTGCAACACCCTCCAACCTGGGTGCAACCAGGCCTGCTACGACAAGGCCTTCCCCATCTCTCACATCCGATACTGGGTCTTCCAGATCATCCTCGTTTGTACGCCCAGCCTGTGCTTCATCACCTATTCAGTGCATCAGTCGGCCAAACAACGTGACCGTCGCTACTCCTTCCTCTACCCAATGATGGAGAAGGACTACAGTCGTGAGGGTACCCGCAAACTACGCAATATTAATGGCATTTTGGTGCAGCACTCTGACAGTGGTGGGGGAAAGGATGAACCTGATTGCTTAGAAGTAAAGGAGATCCCAAATGCTCCAAGAGGCCTCTTGCATAGCAGGAGCTCCAAGGTACGACGACAAGAGGGCATCTCTCGCTTTTACATAATCCAGGTCGTGTTCCGCAATGCACTGGAGATAGGCTTCTTGGTGGGACAGTATTTTCTGTATGGCTTCAGTGTCCCTGGCATCTTTGAGTGTGACCGCTACCCCTGCTTGAAGGAGGTGGAGTGCTACGTATCACGACCCACTGAGAAGACAGTGTTCCTAGTGTTCATGTTTGCAGTGAGTGGGATCTGCGTCGTGCTCAACCTTGCCGAGCTCAACCACCTCGGCTGGAGGAAAATCAAGGCTGCCATTCGAGGTGTGCAAGCCCGCAGGAAGTCCATCTGTGAGATCCGCAAAAAGGACATGGCCCACCTGTCACAACCGCCAAACCTGGGCAGGACCCAGTCCAGCGAGTCTGCTTATGTCTGATCTCCATTCACCTAAATATGGAGATTCACCAGGAGTGGAGCAGAGTGGAATGCAGTTATGGTACTTGTGCAAATGTTTATAATGGCAAAGGGGGAGGGGCTCCACATAGCCACACCCCTTTCCCATAAACCACTCCCTCCCTCTTTATGACATAGGACAATGTTTGAGGAAGTTTGCACAATGTTAGGCTTCTGGAACAGTATGTGAAGACGACATAAAAGGGAATTTTTAATATCGAACACAAGGATCAATGGAAGGGTAAAGAGCGTTAGGTACGATACAGGGAGGTGATGGATGTCTAACACAGAATGTACTGGAAATGAAAGATTTTGGGTCTGTTTTCCCACTTTTCTCACATCTTGAGAAAAAGAAGGATAGTTAGCAGGGGAACGTAGCATGACAATAACCTCCCGCTATCCTCAACCGTTGTTGCTGAGATGGTGCCAGAAGAAGAAAACTGTTTAGGTTTGCTCTCCTGGCAGTGCATCGGCCTAAAACAAACATCAGGTGGGATATAAACATGGTTACAAGCAGTGGCACCTTCACTTTGACATTTGATTGAACAATCATTAGCATCTTCTTTTGTAATCTCTCTCTGGTTGTCGTAAAAGACTAGGAGAGGATTATTACCTCCGCGCAAAGTGTGCCCTTCCATAAAGACACCCACTGTTACGTGCTCCAGTCAAGTATTGcatgaatgtgtgtttatatgtatgtatgtgaccAAAGTTGAAAGAATTTAGAAGTCGCAGATtcctttttgttcattttaagattataccttctttttttttcgcAAAGGTTGGTGCCATCAACTTAAATGACTGTTTATTTCAGAATATTGTTTAAAACATAGATTATTTCTCTTTATTGGGAAAGAGAGCCAACCCTGTTGAAAATCATTTCCATGCTGGTTATTGCTGGGTTATCTGGTGGAGAAGAGTAACCAGCATGGTTTTCTGGTGAACATGATTAAGAAAGAAAGTCTTGTGTGTTAGGATAGATGCTTGATGGGGACACCCATAAAAAGAATTgaagaaatgttttcatttatccAAATGTTTCTATCAGATGaatttattatcaaaacattAGCATAAAGGTATCTTTCAAAGGCATGTTTACAAAGCTTTATCTGTCAAATGACTTTTGAAATGAAAAATCGATGTTCAGTGTGTGTTATTAGGAAAAAGGATcaatttatagtgtttttattagcttttttcttCTTGTCACGTGTTTATTCGGCATGCCTTTACTATTAAGAAAAGAAGAGACGTAGAAAACATATATGTATGCATTGCACTTTGTGAGGATGGGAAGAGTGGATAAAAGGAGAAACTCACTCTGGGAGGACATCATTGAGCCTTTTGAATTGGTCCATCTGAAATAAGATCGATGACAAGTACGtaggtgtgtgcgtgtatgtagcGGTTATCCACTGTGTGCCTTTGTTTACACAGTGTGGGTTAAAGCAGAGTGTAACATCTCTAACGAACACTCACCAAAAACATTTGAGTTGTCTTTCAGCCCACTAAAGAACGTACTTGTGCCTACACCGCCCTGACTCCTCTCTGCACGTGCACATAAAACAACCCAGTGTAGACAGAACACAGTGCAACTAACACAGACCAGCTCGCTGACATACCGCAGACACAGAAAACACTGTCAGAcgagacacagagagaaagagaggaaactGCAGAGGCCCTCAATTGTCCTGACTAAGGCGTttcttacagaaaaaaagtatttcacaggaaagtgtgtgtttatgtttagcTTGACATGAAGTGCAGTTTAGCCGCAGTTTTGATTCAGGCCAGAAGTCAGTGTGAGGATGGATGTTGTCGCTTACATCCAAATTGAATGAGCGGTATAAAATCGGCCGCATTAGGAGGCGTCCAAAGCAGGTCACATTTGTTTTACTGCAAATCTAAACAGCTTGTAAATGATCGGTTAAAACTTAGAAGCACTCGTGGACTTTTCTGCACTTCATCCAAGATGAGAACACGATTGCATTTAGACCCAGGGTACAAAATTAACACCCATCAAGCGGTAAATGTGATTGCCAAGTACATAAACGAAGCTCCTTGCCAGTTTATTAGGAACTGCAACAGtactgcaataaaaatataaCCCTCAACAAAGTGATGCAATTCAAAGACATATAAACTACAACTGctgttatttatttcaaatgcaaATTCAATTTCATGgccattaataaatatttacattttctaaattgACCTGCCATTTGCCAGCATGGTGAAAAGATCATTTTGAACCCTCTGTATACACTCTAAAAAGCAATTTATTAAACAGTATTTTTGTAGCATCTAACTTTATGAGGTTTgcctaaaataacacaaaatggcaatgaaataaaaaaaagagaggagTTATCAGGTAAATTaaacttcaaattaaaatttcaatAAGTCACCTAaaccaaaaattaagttttaaagagtgtttagatgtatttttttttactggaaaacaactcaattttaatttaatcagaAAACAATAATAGTAATGGCTGAAAGAAAGACTCAACAGTCTCTTTTAACACAGAAGATTGATTCCTCTGCAGATCTAATAGTCGGGACCAGTTTAACATGTAAATGATAAGGGACTATAGCCATTATTGTGTGGGGTAGAAATGAAATGCACCCTACACTTGGGACCAAGCATATCGATTTCCTAAACTATACCTTCTCCTGTGTTCGAGAAATCCAGTTCTTTTATTCTGATCTACGAAAATAATAACTCTGCCAAAATCATAACCTCTGTAGCTATGCAGCATTAAAGTGCAGTTCAGAGACGATGAAGACTGCTTCCCCAAGTGAGAACTTCTTCATGTGCTTAATCCACTCTTCTCCTCGGTCTATTTTTATAAAACCTATATCAGAGTTTGAatactagacaaaaaaaaaaagaaaaaaaaagaacaatgtcAGATTtagtttcttctttttatttattccagCTTGTGGATTCTGTTTATATGTGTTACTCTTTTTTTACAGTGCTGTGATATGAGGGACACAGCAGGGGGTATTTAAAGACCAGAATTAGGATTTAAAGTTCAAATGTGGCTTTACTTGCCAAAGTTTTGTTATATGCAACTTAACTAAATGGGTTTCAGTGAACGGGTTGTACAATTAATGTAAAGCATGATATGGAAAgcatgtttttgttcttttttttaattctttttttatgaaacagGAAAGCAGGGATGTAAATGGCATGGTTAGATTAGAAAACTGGGTAAAATGGTTAATATTTCAGGCATTAATGGGCCAAAACTAAATAACTACGCAGACTGCAATCTTgttacaaacatatgcaacactCGATTTTCAGCACAAACTTTTGACACTGTggtcaaaaagtatttttatggtTACACACATCCTGTAGTCACTGCCAGACAGTTTAgaagaaaataactgttttacaaaaagtgttttttgagaCATAATTGATGTGTAATTAAGCAACCTGTGTGTTTATTTGACGGCATGTACGTTAATCTACTGCCACTGATGGTCTTAAATGTGAGATCAAGTAATGAAATGCTGATATTTCATTTGATTAAGTCATAATGGTAATTAAACACCCATAAAACAGAGCGGACCAGTGCacataaaagaaataaaagatgTCTCAGGTGACAGATTTTCCAAATGACATGTTCTAAGTGTTTCTACAATTATTATTCAATGTAAAGTATTTTTGCAAAAGCCAGTTGAAAGTTTGCCCACGTTTTATAGAGATGAAAATCAAAAACAACTGATGAATTGTAAATTATTTGATAACAGAATCTTTTACAAACATGTTTTCGGGATGCATACAGGGAATATATTCAGAATAACGCTCAAACATCAGTCTAACGAGTCTCTCCTGGCAGCGCCAAAAGATTTTTATAGCTACACAGATTTACATATTAATACAAAAGAGTCAAATTCACTCCCTATTAGCTCAGGAAAAACAATCGTTCTAATCTCGCATTAATCCTGTTTGAATGATCATCACATATCCCAGAATGCTCTCTGAGCGGCACCCACCATCACCAGAGCCCGTGTCCCAACCACACTTTTCCATTGCCAGCTCAGGTTTTCCTCTAGAGCCCTGGATCACACTCAATCCCTCGTTTCGGCACGATCAGTTAAATGAGATGATGCCGTTTTAGTCTGTTGTCCTTTTCTTAATAACCACTGTTGTAGTTCCAAACTGCTCAAAAGAAGACATCTTAAGTTTCAATTCACAAACAGGGTTCGCTTTCCCTTTTTCTATATAAAACTGCATTATAAATCTGGTTTTGGGTGGATCTTGAACCAATTAAAACTCCATGTGTGCTGCCAGGGGTGTTTGACACCCGCTGCACAATCCGTCCTAATCTCTCAGGAATAAGAAGAGTCGCCGCTCCTAATCGCTCGCAGCTGCTTACACGGCCCGTATAAACACTGGATTAGCACTTAGCAAAGGCAAAAGGGCAGACGAGTCATTCATCCCTCGTACCTGCACCATCAACACACGCCGCTGTAGCTCAGGATCCCTGCAAAGGCACCAATCCTAAAACCAACGTTTATACATAGAAGACAGGGCCCGTTTTGCTAACCAGGGAAACATTAATATAGGAGAACTGCAGGAACTTGTCAAAATCAGTGGAAACCAGGGAAGCCATATGAAACATAGTAAAGTGAAGCAACAGTTCTTTAATTCTTTCAGATTCTGAAAAGGTAGACTTGCATTATTAGGATCACACCCTGTCATGTGGTAAAGGGTAACGGCGCTACCTGTGGCTGCCATGTCCTTCAGAGATTATACGTATTTA
Proteins encoded in this region:
- the gjd1b gene encoding gap junction delta-2 protein; its protein translation is MGEWTILERLLEAAVQQHSTMIGRILLTVVVIFRILIVAIVGETVYEDEQTMFICNTLQPGCNQACYDKAFPISHIRYWVFQIILVCTPSLCFITYSVHQSAKQRDRRYSFLYPMMEKDYSREGTRKLRNINGILVQHSDSGGGKDEPDCLEVKEIPNAPRGLLHSRSSKVRRQEGISRFYIIQVVFRNALEIGFLVGQYFLYGFSVPGIFECDRYPCLKEVECYVSRPTEKTVFLVFMFAVSGICVVLNLAELNHLGWRKIKAAIRGVQARRKSICEIRKKDMAHLSQPPNLGRTQSSESAYV